From the genome of Thermosynechococcus sp. NK55a:
GGCCCCCCTTGATAGGACTCAATCATCACCCTGAGGAGGCGGCGATCGCTCCCATCCAACCCTGCTGGATCCACATGCAGCAGTTCCAGGGCAGCCCTAGCCACATCCAGCGTAATCCTGCCATCGTGCTTCACAGCCGCATAGTCCCGTACCCGCTTGAGAAGCCGCAGGGCAATGCGGGGCGTACCGCGACTGCGCCGGCCAATTTCTAGAGCCGCTTCAGGAGTAATGGGGGTTTGCAAGAGGCCTGCCCCCCGCTGGACAATCTGCTGGAGTTCTTCGGGATAATAAAAGCGTAACCGCTGCACCAAGCCAAAGCGATCGCGCAAGGGCGAGGTCAAAGCCCCAGCACGGGTGGTTGCTCCCACAAGGGTAAAGCGATTGAGTTTGAGTCGTCGTGTGCGTGCCGTTTGCTGTTTTCCCACCGTCAGATCAAGGTAAAAATCTTCCATAGCTGGATAGAGGAGTTCCTCGGTCATGCGGGAGAGGCGGTGAATCTCATCAATAAAGAGGATATCCCCCGCTTGCAGGTTCACCAGCAGACCCACAATGTCGCGGGGGCGTTCCAACGCTGGGGCACTGGTCACTTTACAGTTGACCCCCATTTCTGCCGCCAAGATCAAGGCAATGGTGGTTTTGCCTAAGCCCGGCGGGCCATAAAGCAGCAGGTGATCAAGGGGTTCTTGGCGTGTCTTTGCTGCCTGGACGGCAATGTGCAGGATATCCTTTAGTTCCTGCTGGCCAATGTAGTCCTGTAAAGAGTGAGGACGTAAGGAGTCCTCAGCCAGGGAGTACTGTTCCTCTGGGGTGGGTTGATTGGAGAGCACGGAAGGGGGGCGCGATCGCTCTGGCGGTGAATTTTGCGACGAAATAATCGCCATCGTTGCCCCCCAGGGCAAAGCTTAAGCCCGTTTTAACCAGCTAAACATAGAGCGCAGTTCTTGACCCACCTGCTCAATAGGGTGTTCTGCCTCCCGTCGCCGCATTGCAGTAAAGCCCGGTTTACCCGCCATATT
Proteins encoded in this window:
- the ruvB gene encoding Holliday junction branch migration DNA helicase RuvB yields the protein MAIISSQNSPPERSRPPSVLSNQPTPEEQYSLAEDSLRPHSLQDYIGQQELKDILHIAVQAAKTRQEPLDHLLLYGPPGLGKTTIALILAAEMGVNCKVTSAPALERPRDIVGLLVNLQAGDILFIDEIHRLSRMTEELLYPAMEDFYLDLTVGKQQTARTRRLKLNRFTLVGATTRAGALTSPLRDRFGLVQRLRFYYPEELQQIVQRGAGLLQTPITPEAALEIGRRSRGTPRIALRLLKRVRDYAAVKHDGRITLDVARAALELLHVDPAGLDGSDRRLLRVMIESYQGGPVGIETLAATTGEDVQTIEEVYEPYLLQMGYLQRTPRGRVATPRAWQHLGYTAPENQLPLLSSPYDTSS